The following nucleotide sequence is from Salvelinus sp. IW2-2015 linkage group LG26, ASM291031v2, whole genome shotgun sequence.
TCAGTGTTATGAGGATGTGAGGAAAACTCTAGAACTGTGTGACATCACGGTAGACAACAACTGCTTTGTTGAGATGAAAAGCACTGGCTCAAGTCCACCAGGTAGGTAAAATACACCACCTGTCCTGTTTCCTGGTTTGTGCACATGAATATGTTCCAGGTCTGAACATTTCAATATTAACTCTTTAAATGTCATCATAGTAAAATATTGATGAAAATATGTGGCCTGATTGAGAAATAATATGTTCACCCTTTGTTTGAACTTTGCAGTGCAGCCATGTCTCTGTGATACACTCTTTACTTAGGCCTTGGGTGAGTTTGCTTTGCTGAATGCCTGTGGTTTCTCCCCAGCTCCCATTGTGTTTGAGAACTACTATGAGAGGGAGCCCTCGACAGACACCAATGGCAGTGCCCGCTTTGTAGGAGGAGTTATGAAGAGGTTTGGAGATACTAAGATTTGTTTTTGCACTATAAGAATGCACATTTGAACTCATGTAACCATCAAAACAGCATGTTTACAATGTGAAGCAAAGTAACTCTGTTTAATTACTTTTAGGTTTTCAAACCTTTTGCAAGGCAACTCCTCGGCTGGCTCCAAAATTAACGTCAATGACTGTTCACAGCCATTAGCCCCACCTACTGGTTTGTATGCTGCTACAATTACTGTAAATAAGTGTGGTACCAATAGAAACCATTTTTGGACGGGGAGAGATTTCACAGTCATTATATTGTTACTTGTcaggtaaaaatacatttgagatgGAGAGGATAACGATGTATGTTCTCTTTTTATGCCTCCCCATAACAATGCATTGTGTTGATCTTGTTCCAATCATAATGTGAAAACATACATTAATAGCCCATAACCTGATCATGCAGGCTTTCCATCTATTTACATAATCACCAGTGGGCACAAACATCCACCTGATTTCAGGTCAAATGTCCCTTGACGCAAAAGTAGCTGTTGCCACAATATTAAGCAGGGTCTGACACTATATCACATCACACTACATTACATGGGCTTACTCTTTGTGTTCAGTCAATAGCTGTGGTACTGAGGTTTCAAACTGCCAGTGATTTGACCATGTGTAATCCTTAGCCGACACATCAGATGGAGTGTACGCCTCCATTCCTGGATTTCAGCCAGTGGAGCCAACCAtctcagagagcagagaggagtacCAGGCGCTATATGACTATGAGGCTCAGGTCAGAATGCTCTGACACCCTAAATGCCCGCATTCAACATCTAGGCCTACGCTAAGAATGAGTGGATTCACATTTCTGTGACATTTGAACCACAACTAAACCTAACCTGTCCTTGCCGTCTCTAGAGTGCGGGTGAGCTGTCCATGTCTGCAGGGGAGACGGTGGTGGTCATTGAGCAGGGTGTGGATGGCTGGTGGACTGTGGAGAGGAACGGCCTGTCAGGACTGGTCCCTGGATCCTATCTGGCCAAATAATGAGCTCCTCTTGGCACAAGTAGTAAGGCTGGAAGGCCCATAGCATAACCCTGCCCTGCATATGTCTTAGTTTGACTATTTCCTCTAAGCCTAACAGTGTTGATAATGTTAGCTCAGTCTTGGCTACACTGTATGTGTTGTTTAGTGACCTCACTGACCTGAGACCATGGCTTTATCTAATGATGGAGATTATTAACTTATTTGTTGTCAAGATGGAAAGAGATGTGCACTTACCTGTTTTACTTTCCTCTCAAGTCAACAGGCAAACAGTTTCTGTTGTTGAACAATCCTACTGTAGCCAGGACAGCTGCAAAATAAAGCACTCTAgtttttacatttggttgagttgtcaactaaggtgaattcaaagtgaaatcaacTAAGAAAATGTCACTGTCATTGGATTAAGGTTCAAATAaaaaattcccttacgttgatgactctttgcaaatccaatcagttttccacgttgattcaatgtcatcacatatcatttttgttattgaaatgatttggaaacaactttgattcaaccacTGTTTTTCCCAGTGGGTAGTCACTGACCTATTAATATGCTATAGTATTGAATAACACCTTGTGTGTTTGAGCAACTAATAAACTGTCCACATGCTAACTGTCCAAAATACAATGgcttagatcaggggtgtcaaacatacgacCTGCGGGCTGAATCCGGCCCGCGAGGCAGTCTAATCCGGTCCATAGGTGgtcttgagtaaaaaaaaaacatgttttttattttttatatatattttggtggctGGAAAACAAACTCGATAAACTTAAAAAATACTAAAACTAAATTGAAACTGAGTAGAAATTATAACGAGGAGACGGTGGTGGTCATagagtttcttgactgtgtccagcacAGACAAAAATCACAGAAATGAAAGCTAGCCAGTCAGGGAGCATTGAAAATTCAAAAAACGATGGATAGAGGAGTATATTTTGCCAATTTTGACAGTGAGGAAGTATAATCAATTGTCAGTGCAATTTTCAGTGCCCCCaggacctcgttgaagaccgaatgcaGCCCCCGGGGCAAAATTTGTTTGACGCCCCTGACTTAGATGAATGTAGGGCGATATTTCTATTATCTCTTTCTACTagaatgctagcagatacccaaagacttccagtcattgcgctaacgctaattagcattgactcgcaaaactacctctaacttccttcatactagacacagagacataaaaatggtatccactggttcatctgactctggagaagtagataaagggcctcattgccaaaatcctgatgtATCTCTTTAAGCGAAAAATTCACCAGAAGCAGGCAAGCAGAGGGAGGCGGGAGGAAAGGACCGTACAAGCAGAGCACTGACTATGCTAGCAGGATAGTCCATATCTCCAATCCTCTTTGCTGATAGCGCTGTTGTTTCCATAAGTGGAAGAATTGGTMTAATTTAGCATGTAGCCTATGGTAAAGCCTCAACCCTTAACTACCTCTTCCAAGTCAAATGAGATTAAATAAAAGTGAATAATGacattttattgttttgtgtGACTACAGCGCCAGCGATAAATCGCAAAAATAGAGACACGTTTTAATTGAGCGAGGCATCAAAGTGACCAACCTGCCCGCCAGGCTTCAGTTGGGTCATTACAATTCAAAACAATGCATTCTAAAATAAATCTTGCATGCTCGCCTTTGGTGAGTTTAGGCCATTAGGGATACTATTCAACTTTGaccattttacatgtatttatgaaGTAAAGGAATCTAGCTTTGGACATGTTTACATAAATATTTAGAAATGTTGGGATGATGACAGCAATAACTAGCAAATTAAGATGTCAGATTTCTTTGCAATGGTTAGCCAGACTCCATTTTTGATAAAATACCTATAATTTTCTCTGAAATACCAATCTATTGATTATGTGTCAAGAGATGTGTATTTCAGAGGTTACACTCACACGAGTAATCTATGCTCtataatgtatactgaacaaaattcaacacgcaacatgcaacaatttcaacaattttacagttcatataaggaaatcggccaattgaaataaattcattaggccctaatctatggatttcatgactgggtaggggcgcagccatggctgGGCCTAGgagacaatcagaatgagtttttcacccacaaaagggctttattacggacagaaatacttgtttcatcagctgtctgggtggctggtctcagacgatcctgcaggtgacgaagccagatgtggaggtcctggactggcttggttacatgtggtctgcagttgtggggccggttggacgtgctgccaaattctctaaaacaatgttggaggtggcttatggtagagaaattaacattaaattatcgggcaatagctctggtggacattactacagtcagcatgccaattgtatgctctgtcaaaacttgagacatctgtggcattgtgttgtgtgacaaaactgcacattttagagtggccttttattgtccccagcacaagttgcacctgtgtaataatcatgcggtttaatcagcttcttgatatgccacacctgtcaggtggatgggttatcttattaaaggagaaatgctccctaacaaatttgtgcacaaaacttgagagaaataagctttttgtgcaaatggaacatttctgggatttatttatttcagctcatgaaaccaacactttacatgttgcgtttatatttttgctctgtATAGTTCTTTGGGTCACAAGTTGGCCTACTAACACAATGTGACCTCTACAGAATAGCTCAACCTTATAGGCTTTACTTTTAAAAACCCCACAAGCAGCTGTCCATTTGTGACTCAAGactgtgtcatgactgtcctgtgaggatcacaatgggtcagatcagcttggcaatggctgACAATAACCAGACCCTCTCCCAaatgcaaagggggggggggactgggcCGGTTTTGACACCTCCACACCCAGTCGTAAATTAAGCAGGAGAGGACTCTCTACCCTCCAGTATTGGCTAAAGGAATGTCCCTTTGTCTCCAGAGACTAACATCCAGAAAGTGAATAATGGAACAATAATTCTACCATAAAGAATGTgaggaatggtcagtggggagatATGGAAAACAAATGTCATATGGTtgattattttgtgatgtcattaaaaatcttatggaggaaatactgtaacttggaaagtatggCTATTACAAGTATGAGGTTTCATCCAATACATTGAGCATATAATATGACAAGTGATGAAGGCATGTGGTAAGATAagaatgtgattttagttttctaatGAGATAATAGTTTTTGATATCCTTTGCACATTAAGTAGCCATGCCCCGAATGAGGTCAGAGAGCTTGTCAGCATGACAGAACGCCCCTTTTGACCAAGAGTGCATGAAGGCTTGGAAGAGAAATCAACCTTTAGATCAGGAAACATGAGGCGTTAGCTACATGTTAGAAATGGTTGAAACTTTGTGGAGAAAACCACACAGCTCTAATGTCCAGGCATGGTTATGGTCTTGCGTGTGTGCAGAGACACTTGAGCATATTTTTGTGatagaaacaaataaaaatacagacAATATTCTGGATGGAATATAGTTTATTTCCTTGTTAGTTTCACCCCATTCCATTTACATTCATCTCTGGTTTACGTTTCTGTACATGGCTAAAATCTTTTGAAAATCTATTTTAAAACTAGGCCTACATATTCTGTGCTCAACTCCACAAAGTACAACAGAAAAGCTCAGTAACAGTGCATGTGGATTATTCCTAAATAAGCCTGTTTTATGCACGGAATCAAATGCCCACATTCTTACAAAGCAGATCAGTTAATTGACTGCACTTTGGTTACTGCTCATTCCTGGTGGGTCGATCCAGTGCCTTTGATTCATCTACTGTCTATGAACTATTGACTGCTTCTTATCAGAAACAGAATGGTGCTGGTGAAGGGTGAGGTCTGGACACAAACAAAGCAGTAGCACAAGGCAACCTCATACAAGGGAATCTTCAACTCATTTACATGATAgatttaaatatttataaaatattccAAAGCCATACACAGTGCAAACAGACATGAGGAAAGTATTCAGTTACATATTCCGTACAGTAGGTCCATCATTCACATCCTTGTCTACCTCAAACAACGAGGGGTAAGTAGTCAGAGcaacaaattaaacaaaaaatacttgtttaaaaTCGCCATTTTAGAATTTGGCTTGTAGCGTTTTTAATAAGACACCTAAAACAAAACACCAACTTACATAGCATGTAAATAAATAGGTTTTTCACCACTTCACCATTATGGAGTTTGAGCCACTCTGTGTGAGGAGCTTTTCAACTTACAGTAGAGGAAACCTGAACTTGGGCAAGCCAGTGAACCACCCTCCACTGACAAAGCCACGagcctaggtgtgtgtgtgtgtggggtgtgagtGTAGGGTCCTTCTTATGCGTAGGTTCCCCCCGTCATGAGAAGTTCGTAGGCAGGGTCACGGCTCCTCCGGCACAGCACAACAAAGGCACACAGCATCCCAAATACCTAGGAGAGGAAAACAGCAGGGGTTGAAAGGTAGTGTCATCCATGTCATCCATCCATACCTTCCTGACGAGGTCGCCTGTCAACCTCTGACCTGGACTCTAGGCTAACTAGTCTCCCAGGAAAGGCTGAGCAAGGACACAAAACTACTACATCAGCAGCAAACAGAGAACCATCTGAGTCAAAAGCCTCTAGAATTACTGCAAACCAGCAGATTCACATGCACACAGATGCCTCACCAGCCCATAGAATAAGGTAATCTAATGATGAAATGCAGAGGTGACATTATAAAAGGAAGAAACTACAGGACATTGATAAACAGCAATTTAAATGTAGACTAGGACCTTCTGCTGTCCAGTAATTTCGATGAGATAAACAAATCAAGTGATGAATGACAGAGCTTTAAAGCAGCTCTCCCTCATGCAGCTGCCCCCTCATTGTAGTCAAATGAAAAGAATGAAAAAGGGGTAAATCTAGCAAATAACATGCAGTCTCAATCCACCGACTCAATTTCCCACAGACTCTAGAATCGGATTATGCACATTTTTAACAAATCAAAGTAACTAATATATCTATCAAGTCAAGATAAATTGGCTTGGGACACCATTTTGTCTTAAGCCTCTATTTAGCCTAGTTTGAAATCACCTTGAATTCCTAGATTTTCCCCTGTCCCTATTGATGAGTTAGCTGACAATGTCACGAAAACAGGACAGAAGTCCATGAGTTGTTTTGATTCTAGATGGCCAGATAGCCttccaacaatgacaagaaactgccatgtgggaaaTCATAAGTGACTCATTTCAGCTAGttacatcttgttcttgataccatgtcttgttttgaggtgttgactgatttcatgtcaatgctagtATGGCTAaaattagcttgctagctaaccagacaattgtaacaatgtatttgagagacaagtgctcattgtgcaaatgtatttaataatcattggagactaaatatagtttacatgttgacaacaatctaagccaacccagtcttatttgccccatagttgcgcacgcgtcagttttgttgctaaacaaccaacccgtctatgaaAAATGTAACAGTCCCATCTGGGCCCTGTCCCTGTTCCTTGAGGCTTGCTGGAGTGTGGCAAGGGGGTTAACATAATAAGGGCATACCCCAGGCCCACTCAGCCTCCATACTGAATCATTTCATGACTCATACCATAAGTGCTTTTCAGATAGCCAGCGGAAAATAGCTGAGTACCCCGCAGAGTATCCCACTTGTCCCTCTAGTCAAGCGGCTAGTGCCTTCACACACTAGGGCAACAGCACAAATAGAACAataagacagatatttcaccggatgtatacaTGTGAAGCATGGCGTTTCCACAACCAAATATgttagtgagaggaagcccagtggccggcagtgggagaagatggaacaagatggattttggccgacattctgctaattttctcaccgattaaacatttgatctcaatacagttttctgttcccaaaactcgaatctgttacgaacagagtggataaggtttgtagactttacccaaATTTTAAAAAAATKGGTTGTTTAGGTGAGCAaaggcaaattgagttattgcacacacacacttcacaaagTAGGCATTAtttaatggaaatatgcaaatgcatgctagaacgcgccaaaacacaatgtttttttattgttaaatGTGACTCTGTAAACTGatagttagccagttagctggaGTGGGCTAGTTAGCTGGTCCTACTGTTGGACGTACATGCCGACGTATCACCATGTAGGCTACGTTTTctactgtgattggtcaacaactcCGGCGCCGCTTGAAAAATAGAGCAGAATCCTATTTTCTCCGCCTTGGCTGAGCAGCTTCCATGGGCACAAGCATCCCCCCATTAGTTGAATGAAAGAGAGCTGATGGAAGTTTTATTTTACCTGAATTGCAGCGAACGTCAGTGCAGCCCAGATGACATACATAATAATCTCCTTTAGTTTCTTCACAACAAGGGCTTCACAACCCTGgagacacacaaacaatacattgTGTAAGAGAATCAATTTGTATATTATGCATGCAAGAAAAGCATAGGTACGTTTTGGACCTCTTACCTCTGGATAGAGGTCTCCAGGATGGGCTAGAGAGCCTGTACAGTTGCTGACGTTAGGTTTGCAGCAGCTCACTGGTATACTGTTGTTTCGAGACTCATTAAACCAGCGTGTGTTCCTCCAGTCGGAGTAATTGTGAATCCCACAACAGTGGAGCTGCAGGCATGACAAATGGTGATGGTCAATACCAGGTCAATTCAATACAGCTTTAAATTACTTTAAAACTGTTACACAAAACATGAATTGCTCAAGTTCCATGCTAACACCTGTCTTTGCACGTAGTCAATGGCACGGCTCGGAGCATCTGTGTTGGTGCCATTGTACTCACTGTACACCTTCTGGATGGAGTGATTGACCTCATCTTCAACCTGTAAACAAAAAGGTAACTGTGCTTAATAGGTCCATCTTACACAACCTCAATGCTTTTCTAATGAATATCCCTATATCCAATCACTTTACTTAGGATAGCACTTTTCCTGTCATGGGAAAACGATTCTCCAAACATGTAGTCTAAATAGAAAAAGACATAGCGGCTACCATGTTCTCCATGGAGAAAAtgggtatttaaaaaataaaagaaaaaaattatttaacctttatttaactaggcaagtcagttaagaacaaattcttatttacaatgacggcctaccaaaaggaaaaaggcctcctgcggggacaggggcctgggataaaaaaataaaatacaatataaatataggacaaaacacacatcacaacaagagagacaacataaaAAGAAACCTaggacaacaacatagcaaggcagcaacacatgacaacacagcaaggtagcaacacaacatggtagcagcacaaaacatgtgttacggatacaggtatcctgtgtgtgtatttcttttctctccttctcccctcacaggtggcaatcatcattccccaatcagtcgctaatcagaagacacacctcctcctgtttccattacccaatcacaacccctttcccttggtttaaaaacccattcggttgttttctctggagctcaatctctctgtagatctcttgtttggtttatcaactacatgtcactttgtctgttaccctgtgagtattgttttgttatggtgtttgactgtttgtttgatggtgggaaaagggggtaccaagacaagtcgcccatgggcatacactacccgtaggaatactttgtttaagaacactagttagaactgggtggaccacccactgtaattttggttagttagctgttattgaagtaggctagtctagcttaggggtgtttttggatatttgtttctttccttgggtccagctcagccccttttcctgcccccctttaccgtgtgtttaacaaataaaccatgagtgtttgacggtagaatTATGTTGTCTGTGGTTATTCGTTCTCACTGTTacaatttgcatgagttatgtctcgttgccatcccccctagactgtagagcaaaagggattcgtaacatggtacaaacattattgggcaagaaggtagacaacaatacatcacacaaagcaccCACAGCTGTAATATTGTGGCTGGTAGAATTTTCTTTCCCCATTGGGAACATATCCAAAGAATTGGTATCCTGAACAAAATCTTTATTGCACAAACGTACTGTAACCTTGATTTAAGCCCTATTCACATGGAATTAGTTTTACTAGAGAatgttggttatgtaattattaggAAGAATCGGATCRGATTTGTTTTTTCCAAAAAGATGCCTGTAATTCTGGAGGTTTTTAGTCTAGGCTTGAAGATATGTCAACATGTCCAGGT
It contains:
- the LOC111952824 gene encoding tetraspanin-3, giving the protein MGHCGITSSKTVLVFLNLIFWAAAGILCYVGAYVFITYDDYDHFFEDVYTLIPAVTIIAVGGLLFIIGLIGCCATIRESRYGLAAFVILLLLVFVTEVLVVVFGYIYRSKVEDEVNHSIQKVYSEYNGTNTDAPSRAIDYVQRQLHCCGIHNYSDWRNTRWFNESRNNSIPVSCCKPNVSNCTGSLAHPGDLYPEGCEALVVKKLKEIIMYVIWAALTFAAIQVFGMLCAFVVLCRRSRDPAYELLMTGGTYA